Genomic DNA from Blastocatellia bacterium:
CGCATCCAACACCTTGGCATGCGCAGCAAAATCGCCCTGCAGGGCCAACACGCCCACGCTCAGAGCATCAACGTCTGGTTGTGACATGTGCAATTCCAATCGGGACTGCAGTAGAGAGCGTGATTCACTATTCGCGCGTTTGCAACCGTTCATCCATGGTGCTGAACGATCGCAGATAGCTTTTTCGGGCAGCGCGACTCACCAGCCGCGCGTTTGCAATCGTTCCTCTTGAGCGAGTTTGGCAATATCCAACCCGCGCATGGCTTCACCCAGCTCTTCACTGGCTTCTAAGACAGCCTGTGGATCACGATAATGAGCAGTGGCCTTGACAATGGCGCGGGCACGCGCAGCCGGGTCCGCTGACTTGAAAATCCCTGAACCAACAAACACGGACTCGGCGCCCAGTTGCATGCACAATGCAGCGTCAGCGGGCGTGGCAATGCCGCCGGCAGCAAAATTGGGAACGGGCAATCGCCCATGTTCGGCCACCCAGCGAACCAGCTCGTAGGGCGCGCCGAGACGTTTACTCTCAGCCATCAACTCCTCCGGCGGCAGCACAGTCAACTGACGAATCGCTCCGCACACCGCCCGCAGATGCCGCACGGCCTCAACGATATTGCCCGATCCGGCCTCACCCTTGGTGCGGATCATCGCCGCCCCTTCACCGATTCGTCGCAACGCCTCGCCCAAATCACGCGCTCCACAAACGAACGGAACCTTGAACTGATGTTTGTCTATGTGATGTTCTTCATCAGCCGGCGTGAGAACTTCGCTCTCATCAATAAAGTCAACACCGAGCGCTTCCAACACTTGGGCTTCAGCGAAATGCCCGATCCGCACTTTGGCCATCACCGGGATGGACACGGCGCTCATGATCTCGCGAATCTTCTTGGGCGAAGCCATGCGAGCAACGCCGCCTTCAGCGCGAATATCAGCCGGAACACGTTCCAGCGCCATCACAGCGACGGCGCCCGCTTCCTCGGCAATTACCGCCTGCTCGGCACTGGTCACATCCATGATGACGCCGCCTTTGAGCATCTCGGCAAGACCCACTTTGACGCGGAACGAATCTTGATTCATGATGGATTGTTTCCTCCTTGAGTCAGTGAAGTTCTATATTGATACAAATCTCCCTGTTTGGCAATATCTGTATGCTGGATCGCCGTGCGCAATCTGATTGGTTCGATTTTGGCACAATCGCTTCAGCGGCCTTGGCCGTCAACCGGCCATCGGTCTTGACAAAGACCCATCCAATGAAGTTCACTACCTGCGAGGCCAATTGTGAAACAGTGCCGGACATACTCATCGTGTGAGGAGTTGTTCATGTCGTTCGGGACGACGCGGGAGAAACATCGAGAATGGATCACAGGCGGGAACGCCTGTGACACACAGAGGCAAACAAATCATGCCCGACCACGCATGCGATATGATGACCGATGAGATGAAGCAAGAGCCGATCTGTTTTCAGACTGAGCCCAGTCAGTACCGGCATATCCGGCTCGAAGTCGAAGGAGCTGTGGCACGCATCCTACTGAACGTGCAAGAGGACGGCGGCCTGCGCCCCGGCTACAAGCTGAAACTCAACTCGTACGATTTGGGCGTGGACATCGAATTGGCTGACGCAGTGAATCGCTTGCGGTTTGAGCACCCAGAGGTAGCCGCCGTCATCATCACCAGTGGCAAGGACGGTGTGTTTTCAGCCGGCGCCAATATCTTCATGCTCGGCCAAGCCAGTCATGCGTTCAAAGTCAATTTCTGCAAGTACACCAACGAAACACGACTGGCT
This window encodes:
- the pdxS gene encoding pyridoxal 5'-phosphate synthase lyase subunit PdxS, translated to MNQDSFRVKVGLAEMLKGGVIMDVTSAEQAVIAEEAGAVAVMALERVPADIRAEGGVARMASPKKIREIMSAVSIPVMAKVRIGHFAEAQVLEALGVDFIDESEVLTPADEEHHIDKHQFKVPFVCGARDLGEALRRIGEGAAMIRTKGEAGSGNIVEAVRHLRAVCGAIRQLTVLPPEELMAESKRLGAPYELVRWVAEHGRLPVPNFAAGGIATPADAALCMQLGAESVFVGSGIFKSADPAARARAIVKATAHYRDPQAVLEASEELGEAMRGLDIAKLAQEERLQTRGW